In one window of Methanolobus mangrovi DNA:
- a CDS encoding ABC transporter ATP-binding protein, whose translation MIEARDVKRTFLMGKVEVKALKGISLNIGKGEFVAIVGSSGSGKTTLLNQLGLLDTPTSGKVFIDSTNVSELTDKQKIRFRLNNLGYVFQDYALIPTLTGLENVYLPLMMQGRTQENIMKEAVSIIEAVGLADRMHHLPSEMSGGQQQRVSIARALVHEPKILFADEPCANLDSEASRQILELFSRFNEENEQTIVMVTHEQWHLDYVDRVITLKDGLIAD comes from the coding sequence ATGATAGAGGCAAGGGATGTCAAAAGAACCTTCCTCATGGGTAAGGTGGAAGTAAAAGCTCTGAAGGGCATCAGTCTCAATATAGGCAAAGGAGAGTTCGTTGCCATAGTAGGCTCAAGCGGTAGCGGAAAGACCACTCTGCTCAACCAGCTCGGATTGCTGGATACACCAACATCGGGAAAGGTTTTCATTGACTCGACCAATGTATCAGAACTTACTGATAAACAGAAAATAAGATTCCGGCTGAACAATCTCGGTTATGTTTTCCAGGATTACGCTCTTATCCCCACCCTGACAGGTCTTGAGAATGTCTATCTGCCCCTGATGATGCAGGGGAGAACACAGGAAAACATCATGAAAGAAGCTGTCAGCATAATTGAAGCTGTGGGGCTTGCTGACAGGATGCACCACCTGCCGTCAGAAATGAGCGGAGGGCAGCAACAAAGGGTTTCCATTGCCAGAGCACTGGTACATGAGCCAAAGATACTCTTTGCCGATGAACCCTGTGCCAACCTTGACAGTGAAGCTTCAAGACAGATCCTGGAACTTTTCAGCAGGTTCAATGAAGAAAATGAGCAGACCATTGTGATGGTCACC